ATTCGCGCGACCGACATCGACGGGATCGGCGGCGAGCGCGCCTACGACGCCCGGATTTGCCAGGGTGCGTTGCTGCTGGCCGTGGGCGAGGTCGATATCACCACGTACCCCAACCCGTGCCCACCCCTGCTGCCGGCGTCCGACGCGGGCACATACCGCGTGGGCGTGATGGCACGCGGCCAGGATCGCATCTGGACTCGCGAAGTGGCCGGAGGACTGGCGCTCAACGCCGCGACGGAGGGTCAAGCGGCCATGGGAGCCGGCCTGCGTGTCGATGAGCCCCAGCTTCCGCAAATCGACGGGTCGGTCGCTCTCCAGATCGCGCCCGATCCCACGACCGGGTGGTACCACGAGGAGACCATAGAGGCCGTCGGCCGCTCGTTCCGACCGCGTGTGAACGCGACTGGTACCCACGCCGCGCTTCTCGCCGACCCGGCTCCTCACCGTGAATTCCTGGTGTTCGGCGACGCAGACCAGCTCGTCACCGTCGGCGCTACGCTGAGGGCTTTCTCGGAGACCGTCGCGTACTACGAGGAGGACGGACTCGTGGCCGCGGGCGGCACCCGGTACTCCGACCAGGACATCCAGGAGGTCCTGGCGTATCACGATCTGCATTCCCATCCCGTGCTAACGGAGGCGTTCGGGGGCTACGGGCCACCCGGGACGGTCCAGGTGTTCACCGACGACGCGGGCAACGTCCTGGACAAGCAGGTCGGAGACCTGGACGGCAACGGCCGCCTCGTGGCTCTGCAACTGAGACTCGACTGGATGCGTGGGGCCATAGGCTTCGTGGCGTTCTGCGACTTGGTCCCGCGTCCAGAGCACGCGGTCGAGGGGTTTGCGAGCTGCCCGGCGAGCAACGAGAGCGAGATCATCTACGTGCGCGCGCCCGGCAAGGCGCTCTTCGCGCACGAAGCCAAGCACGTGAGTAGCGGCGGCTGGTTCACCTACGGCGGCAGGGAACCTCACCGCGCCCCCTGGATCGAAGAGGGCACGGCGGTGCTGGCCTCGGAGCTCGCCAGCCGGCACGCCGCGGGCGTGGCGCCAACACAGCGCATCGGAGCCGCGGATGTCTACGTAGCCGGACAGCGGCCCGTTCCGGACGACCCGTCCTACCTGATGTGGGCCGCGACCGTGACCGGATATAACTATCTGGCCGCTGCGCCGTTCTCGGGGATCACGGGGGATCCGAACCCCAACCCTAACGGCTCATCCTTCTACGGCGCGTCCTGGCTGTTCCACCGCTATGTGCTGGATCAGTACGGAGCCGGTGACCCGCATGGTCTCATGCGGCGGCTGAACACCGTTTCGGGTGGCGTCGCGGGACTGGAGGCGGAGACCGGTAGACCGATAGCCTCCCTCTTCACGGAGCTGATGGAGGCCGCGCTCGTGGACGACGAGCCGGCCGCCCGCTCGGCGGCGGCGCACCGATTCCAGAGCTACGACTTCGGCGACATCATCGAAAGCGATCCGGCTGGCGTCACCTGGCCGCCGTTCATTGCGAGAGTCGGCTTCGGCGCCGGCACCTGGGATCTGCCCACCTGGGAGACGTCTTCGAACCTGTTCGAGTTCGTCGCATCCGGCACGCAGGACCAGCTTCTGTCGCTGACGCGAGGCGACGGCACAGAGGTCACGCCCGAACACGATGTCGCCCTGCTGGTCGTGCGGGTGCGCTGAAACCCGACCGGGACGTGTGACCCCGACCGCCGCCGCTTGGCCGGTCGGCGTCAGCGCCTGCGTTTACAGCTCGACGTCCAACCAGGGTCGTCGCCGCCGGAGTGCCAGTCGAAGCCCTGGTCGGTGATGTTGTGGAAGGTCAGCGCTGGGCCCTCAGTGCGGCCCTCTCGGCGGATGTGGATCTCGTCGCCCACCTGCCGCCCCTGCCACGCGCTGCTCTGGTAGCCCGGCATGCGGAAGAAGGTCACGCGCCAGGATTCGGTCTCCGAATCGAAGATGCGCACGTTCGAGGTGAAGAACGTCGGCGTCCAGTAGTGGTCCTGGATGCCGAAGCCGTTCAGGAAGTAGCGCGCGTTCCATATCGCCGGGAACTCGTTGCGAGATCCATCCGCCTGCCTCACCGAGTCCACGCAGTCGAACTCGCCGATGAAGAACGCGAACTGGCCGAGCTCGGGCGGCGCCTCGGGGTTGGGCCGGCCGAAGGGAAATGCGGGGCTGGGGGCGTAGCGCGTATCGACCTCCTCCTGCTCCTGGGCCAAAGCGGGCGACGCGCTGGCGCCAAGCGCCGAGGCAACGAAAGCCAGTCCGGCCGCGAATCTGGTGGGCGAATCGATCATCGTTCTCCGGTGTCGAGATTCCGCGCCCGCGCCGGGTCTGCCGTCGACTCCGAGAGGGATTCCCGGAGGTAAGGACAGGCGCCGGTCACGAGGGCGTCCATCGTACAACGATCGAGGCCCCCCAGTAGCCTACGACCCCGACTGTAACAACGGGAATTACCTTACGACCGGTCGGGTCCTCCCCTACAGTCCGATCCCCTTTGCGTCACAAGATTACTTCCATGAACCAGCATCCCGACGACACCGAAAAACAGTCCTCCCAACGCGGAGGAGACCAGTGAAGAACATCGTGATTCTCGGCGCCGGAACCGGCGGGACGATGATGGCCGCGAAGCTCCGTCGGGCGCTCGATCCCGACGAGTGGAGCCTCACCGTCATCGACCGGGATGACCGGCACATATATCAGCCCGGCCTGCTCTTCCTGCCCTTCGGCATGTACAACGAGCGGGACCTCTTCAAGCCCCGATCTCGCTTCATTCCCTCCGGCGTAGCGATGGTCTTCGGCGAAATCGACGTGATCGAGCCGGAGCAGAACCGCGTACGGATGGCGGGCGGAAGGACCCTGGATTACGACCTCCTCATCATCGCCACCGGAAGCCGCATCGCCCCGGAGGACACGGAAGGCATGACGGCCGCCGGCTGGCGAGACAGCGTCTTCGACTTCTACACGCTGGAGGGTGCCCAGGCGCTCGGCCGGTCTCTGCAGCGCTTCGACGGTGGGCAGCTCGTCGTTCACATGACCGACATGCCCATCAAGTGCCCCGTGGCCCCCCTGGAGTTCGCCTTCCTCGCGGACTGGTACCTGCGGGAGAACGGGCTGCGGGAGAAGACCCGGCTGACCTACGTGACCTCCCTCTCGGACGCCTTCACCAAGCCTCGCGCCTCCGCGGCCCTGGCGGACCTCCTGCGCACGAAGGAGATCGAGATCGAACCCGATTTCGCCGCCGCTTCGGTCGATGGATCGGCCGGCGTGCTGAAGAGCTGGGATGATAGGGAGGTGCCGTTCGACATGCTCGTCACCGTCCCGATCCACAGGGGCAGCGAGGTGATCGCCCGCTCCGGCATGGGAGACGACCTGGACTTCGTGCCCACCGATCCATACACGCTGGTCGCGCGGGATTGGCCCAACGTGTTCGTGATCGGCGACGCGACCGACGTGCCGACGTCGAAGGCGGGATCGGTGGCCCACTTCGAGTCCGAGATCCTGTTCGACAACGTGCTCAGGTGGGTGGGCGGCCGCGAGCCGGTGTCCGCCTTCGATGGCCACGCGAACTGCTTCATCGAGACGGGCTTCGGCAAGGCGGTGCTGCTCGACTTCAACTACGACACGGAACCCCTGCCAGGGAAGTTCCCGCTCCCCGGCCTCGGCCCCCTCTCGCTGCTCGCCGAGAGCGAAGCGAACCACTGGGGCAAGCTGGCCTTCCGCAGCGTCTACTGGAATCTGCTGATGAGGGGTGCGGACCTCAGCGCCGTCGGGCCGGCCATGCCGATGGCGGGGAAGTGGACCTGACCATGAACGAGTCGATGCCCTGGTCGACCGAAGCCGAGCGCTCGGAAGGGCTGCGCGAAGAACTCGGACGACTGAACGACAAGCTCGATCGCCTCACCACGTCGATCGCTCTGCTGGATCGACGCCGCAGCGAGGCGGAAGAGATGGTGGCGGATATGATGCCCGCGGCCAACGGCGCGGTGCGCCTGGCCGCCGACCGGCTCTGGGAGCTGGAGAAGAACGGCGTCCTGGAGACCGCCAGGGAAGGCGCGGCGGCGGCCGCGTTCGCGGCGCGACAGGTCGCCCCGGCGGATCTGCGGGACCTGGCCATGAACGCCGGCTTGGCGGTTCGCATGTTGGGCGACCTC
The Gemmatimonadota bacterium genome window above contains:
- a CDS encoding Ig domain-containing protein, which encodes MLLIAAGIAGVACGDEGTPPDPTPTVGSLTFSTIPSTSSTGSSVPFTVVIRDDGGRPLSGMSIRFDVMAGGGTADPASAVSDASGSVSAVWNVGASPGVHQLRASSGSKFAEAILTVVEPPPDPVLTTLLLEGVPASARTFETLDVTAVALDQTGGPMPGISVTTTVVEGAGTVAEGENVTGADGRVAIAWTLGLEAGPQRLLVTSGTHAAEASVTAIKPALGGFGAVTGGGQEGPVGRELAAPIVVEVLDDEGQPYGGLALTWTVVSGNGTIAPEGQFTGADGKLAGRWTLGSVVGQQRLEIMADDGQGRVTAVVISANAFDGVRIFTDLPVMRRTRAVDVSMTARGGAEETGYTWSVTAGILPPGLDLSADGVLGGVPTVDGVFPFTIRATDIDGIGGERAYDARICQGALLLAVGEVDITTYPNPCPPLLPASDAGTYRVGVMARGQDRIWTREVAGGLALNAATEGQAAMGAGLRVDEPQLPQIDGSVALQIAPDPTTGWYHEETIEAVGRSFRPRVNATGTHAALLADPAPHREFLVFGDADQLVTVGATLRAFSETVAYYEEDGLVAAGGTRYSDQDIQEVLAYHDLHSHPVLTEAFGGYGPPGTVQVFTDDAGNVLDKQVGDLDGNGRLVALQLRLDWMRGAIGFVAFCDLVPRPEHAVEGFASCPASNESEIIYVRAPGKALFAHEAKHVSSGGWFTYGGREPHRAPWIEEGTAVLASELASRHAAGVAPTQRIGAADVYVAGQRPVPDDPSYLMWAATVTGYNYLAAAPFSGITGDPNPNPNGSSFYGASWLFHRYVLDQYGAGDPHGLMRRLNTVSGGVAGLEAETGRPIASLFTELMEAALVDDEPAARSAAAHRFQSYDFGDIIESDPAGVTWPPFIARVGFGAGTWDLPTWETSSNLFEFVASGTQDQLLSLTRGDGTEVTPEHDVALLVVRVR
- a CDS encoding FAD/NAD(P)-binding oxidoreductase, with amino-acid sequence MKNIVILGAGTGGTMMAAKLRRALDPDEWSLTVIDRDDRHIYQPGLLFLPFGMYNERDLFKPRSRFIPSGVAMVFGEIDVIEPEQNRVRMAGGRTLDYDLLIIATGSRIAPEDTEGMTAAGWRDSVFDFYTLEGAQALGRSLQRFDGGQLVVHMTDMPIKCPVAPLEFAFLADWYLRENGLREKTRLTYVTSLSDAFTKPRASAALADLLRTKEIEIEPDFAAASVDGSAGVLKSWDDREVPFDMLVTVPIHRGSEVIARSGMGDDLDFVPTDPYTLVARDWPNVFVIGDATDVPTSKAGSVAHFESEILFDNVLRWVGGREPVSAFDGHANCFIETGFGKAVLLDFNYDTEPLPGKFPLPGLGPLSLLAESEANHWGKLAFRSVYWNLLMRGADLSAVGPAMPMAGKWT